Proteins found in one Quercus robur chromosome 2, dhQueRobu3.1, whole genome shotgun sequence genomic segment:
- the LOC126713553 gene encoding uncharacterized aarF domain-containing protein kinase At1g71810, chloroplastic isoform X1, which translates to MLLLFPTPSFPANFTPSKPLCLPHRRLLLLRRKAADFDSFTERSGYLFDLTASEADSLTEYGVSKIAAVYRRKPLILFRRLYQIGTTFGKWFALRYLDRVYDLSDLMFQIRAAELRKILVELGPAYIKIAQAISSRPDLIPPSYLDELSLLQDRISPFSTEVAFNTIEQELGLPIDEIFSEISPEPIAAASLGQVYQARLRHSGEVVAVKVQRPGIQAAISLDMLILRFLAGLLRRAGKLNTDLQAVVDEWASSLFREMDYIKEANNGLRFRQLYGGLPDVLVPKMFVEHSTRKVLVMEWVEGEKLSEVKDLYLVEVGVYCSFNQLLEYGFYHADPHPGNLLRTYDGKLAYLDFGMMGEFKQELRDGFIEACLHLVNRDFDALAKDFVTLGLLPPTADKEAVTKALTGVFQDAVAKGVRNISFGDLLGNLGTTMYKFKFQIPSYFSLVIRSLAVLEGIAISSNPDYKVLGSTYPWIARKVLTDSSPQLKSSLQNLLYEEGVFRIDRLESLLMESLRARTEKALVRKPAEETNSRVVVKQVLSFTLTEKGAFVRDILLQEIAKGLDALGIATLDSIPFISFFSFSSMTDEDKVNLRTLRRLMLLVSGHQSTENTDTGLGGVSPYKSQNVYQEEASLVFNQLASVQEILPILSVISELPPESQQQLFSLPADLAGRLISRVTARTIRRMFL; encoded by the exons ATGCTATTACTCTTTCCCACACCCTCCTTTCCCGCCAATTTCACTCCCTCCAAACCTCTCTGTCTCCCTCACCGCCGTCTCCTCCTCCTCCGACGCAAGGCTGCCGACTTCGACTCCTTCACCGAGCGCTCCGGCTACCTCTTCGACCTCACCGCCTCCGAGGCCGATTCCTTGACCGAATATGGCGTCTCGAAGATCGCCGCCGTCTATAGGAGAAAACCGCTCATCCTATTTCGCCGCCTTTATCAGATCGGTACCACTTTTGGAAAATGGTTCGCCCTCCGCTACCTCGACCGGGTTTATGATCTCTCTGACCTCATGTtccag ATTAGAGCCGCAGAGCTTCGGAAAATATTGGTCGAACTTGGTCCG GCATATATCAAAATTGCTCAGGCTATCTCTTCTAGACCT GATTTGATACCACCTTCATATTTGGATGAACTCTCACTGTTGCAAGATCGAATAAGTCCGTTTTCCACTGAAGTTGCTTTCAACACAATAGAACAAGAACTTGGGTTACCAATAGATGAAATTTTTTCTGAGATTTCACCAGAGCCTATAGCGGCAGCATCACTTGGGCag GTTTATCAAGCTAGGCTTCGTCATAGTGGAGAGGTTGTTGCTGTTAAAGTTCAAAGGCCTGGAATTCAAGCTGCCATATCCTTAGACATGCTAATCTTGCGTTTTCTAGCAGGGTTACTAAGGAGAGCAGGCAAATTGAACACCGATCTTCAG GCTGTTGTTGATGAATGGGCGTCAAGTCTTTTTCGG GAGATGGATTACAtaaaagaagcaaacaatggtCTCAGGTTCAG ACAGTTGTATGGCGGGCTACCAGATGTGCTGGTCCCAAAAATGTTTGTGGAGCACTCAACTCGTAAGGTCCTTGTTATGGAATGGGTGGAG GGGGAAAAGTTGTCAGAAGTGAAGGATCTTTACTTGGTTGAg GTTGGAGTCTATTGCTCATTCAATCAACTTCTGGAATATGGGTTCTATCATGCTGATCCACACCCTGGAAACCTTCTCCGCACATATGATGGTAAACTAGCATATTTGG ATTTTGGTATGATGGGTGAATTTAAACAAGAACTTCGAGATGGATTTATTGAAGCCTGTCTCCACCTTGTGAACCGTGATTTTGATGCGTTGGCTAAAGACTTTGTCACTCTTGG GCTTCTTCCGCCAACTGCAGACAAGGAAGCTGTTACAAAGGCTTTAAcag GTGTATTCCAGGATGCTGTTGCTAAAGGAGTACGAAATATTAGCTTTGGAGATCTTCTTGGAAATTTGGGAACAACCAT GTATAAGTTCAAATTCCAAATACCCTCATATTTTTCTCTTGTAATTCGAAG TCTTGCCGTATTGGAGGGAATTGCAATTAGCTCTAACCCAGATTACAAAGTTTTGGGTAGTACATACCCGTGGATTGCTAGAAAAGTACTAACTGATAGCTCACCACAGCTGAAGTCTTCTTTGCAAAATCTTCTTTATGAG GAGGGTGTTTTCAGAATTGATCGTCTAGAGTCTCTGCTAATGGAG TCCCTCCGTGCCAGAACAGAGAAGGCATTGGTCAGAAAACCAGCAGAGGAAACTAATTCCAGGGTGGTTGTTAAGCAAGtcctttcttttactttaactGAGAAG GGTGCGTTTGTGAGGGATATACTTCTTCAAGAAATTGCTAAG GGTTTGGATGCACTTGGGATAGCAACACTGGATTCTATACCTttcatctctttcttttcattctcaTCAATGACTGATGAAGACAAAGTTAACTTGAGAACCTTGCGCCGCCTTATGCTGTTGGTGTCAGGACATCAATCAACTGAAAATACCGACACA gGACTTGGAGGTGTTAGTCCATACAAGAGTCAAAACGTGTACCAAGAGGAAGCATCATTAGTTTTTAATCAACTTGCTTCTGTTCAAGAAATTCTACCCATCCTATCTGTTATTTCTGAG CTCCCACCAGAATCCCAACAGCAGTTATTTAGTCTACCTGCTGATTTGGCCGGACGGTTGATTTCCCGTGTCACTGCAAGGACAATCCGAAGGATGTTTTTATGA
- the LOC126713553 gene encoding uncharacterized aarF domain-containing protein kinase At1g71810, chloroplastic isoform X3 — translation MLLLFPTPSFPANFTPSKPLCLPHRRLLLLRRKAADFDSFTERSGYLFDLTASEADSLTEYGVSKIAAVYRRKPLILFRRLYQIGTTFGKWFALRYLDRVYDLSDLMFQIRAAELRKILVELGPDLIPPSYLDELSLLQDRISPFSTEVAFNTIEQELGLPIDEIFSEISPEPIAAASLGQVYQARLRHSGEVVAVKVQRPGIQAAISLDMLILRFLAGLLRRAGKLNTDLQAVVDEWASSLFREMDYIKEANNGLRFRQLYGGLPDVLVPKMFVEHSTRKVLVMEWVEGEKLSEVKDLYLVEVGVYCSFNQLLEYGFYHADPHPGNLLRTYDGKLAYLDFGMMGEFKQELRDGFIEACLHLVNRDFDALAKDFVTLGLLPPTADKEAVTKALTGVFQDAVAKGVRNISFGDLLGNLGTTMYKFKFQIPSYFSLVIRSLAVLEGIAISSNPDYKVLGSTYPWIARKVLTDSSPQLKSSLQNLLYEEGVFRIDRLESLLMESLRARTEKALVRKPAEETNSRVVVKQVLSFTLTEKGAFVRDILLQEIAKGLDALGIATLDSIPFISFFSFSSMTDEDKVNLRTLRRLMLLVSGHQSTENTDTGLGGVSPYKSQNVYQEEASLVFNQLASVQEILPILSVISELPPESQQQLFSLPADLAGRLISRVTARTIRRMFL, via the exons ATGCTATTACTCTTTCCCACACCCTCCTTTCCCGCCAATTTCACTCCCTCCAAACCTCTCTGTCTCCCTCACCGCCGTCTCCTCCTCCTCCGACGCAAGGCTGCCGACTTCGACTCCTTCACCGAGCGCTCCGGCTACCTCTTCGACCTCACCGCCTCCGAGGCCGATTCCTTGACCGAATATGGCGTCTCGAAGATCGCCGCCGTCTATAGGAGAAAACCGCTCATCCTATTTCGCCGCCTTTATCAGATCGGTACCACTTTTGGAAAATGGTTCGCCCTCCGCTACCTCGACCGGGTTTATGATCTCTCTGACCTCATGTtccag ATTAGAGCCGCAGAGCTTCGGAAAATATTGGTCGAACTTGGTCCG GATTTGATACCACCTTCATATTTGGATGAACTCTCACTGTTGCAAGATCGAATAAGTCCGTTTTCCACTGAAGTTGCTTTCAACACAATAGAACAAGAACTTGGGTTACCAATAGATGAAATTTTTTCTGAGATTTCACCAGAGCCTATAGCGGCAGCATCACTTGGGCag GTTTATCAAGCTAGGCTTCGTCATAGTGGAGAGGTTGTTGCTGTTAAAGTTCAAAGGCCTGGAATTCAAGCTGCCATATCCTTAGACATGCTAATCTTGCGTTTTCTAGCAGGGTTACTAAGGAGAGCAGGCAAATTGAACACCGATCTTCAG GCTGTTGTTGATGAATGGGCGTCAAGTCTTTTTCGG GAGATGGATTACAtaaaagaagcaaacaatggtCTCAGGTTCAG ACAGTTGTATGGCGGGCTACCAGATGTGCTGGTCCCAAAAATGTTTGTGGAGCACTCAACTCGTAAGGTCCTTGTTATGGAATGGGTGGAG GGGGAAAAGTTGTCAGAAGTGAAGGATCTTTACTTGGTTGAg GTTGGAGTCTATTGCTCATTCAATCAACTTCTGGAATATGGGTTCTATCATGCTGATCCACACCCTGGAAACCTTCTCCGCACATATGATGGTAAACTAGCATATTTGG ATTTTGGTATGATGGGTGAATTTAAACAAGAACTTCGAGATGGATTTATTGAAGCCTGTCTCCACCTTGTGAACCGTGATTTTGATGCGTTGGCTAAAGACTTTGTCACTCTTGG GCTTCTTCCGCCAACTGCAGACAAGGAAGCTGTTACAAAGGCTTTAAcag GTGTATTCCAGGATGCTGTTGCTAAAGGAGTACGAAATATTAGCTTTGGAGATCTTCTTGGAAATTTGGGAACAACCAT GTATAAGTTCAAATTCCAAATACCCTCATATTTTTCTCTTGTAATTCGAAG TCTTGCCGTATTGGAGGGAATTGCAATTAGCTCTAACCCAGATTACAAAGTTTTGGGTAGTACATACCCGTGGATTGCTAGAAAAGTACTAACTGATAGCTCACCACAGCTGAAGTCTTCTTTGCAAAATCTTCTTTATGAG GAGGGTGTTTTCAGAATTGATCGTCTAGAGTCTCTGCTAATGGAG TCCCTCCGTGCCAGAACAGAGAAGGCATTGGTCAGAAAACCAGCAGAGGAAACTAATTCCAGGGTGGTTGTTAAGCAAGtcctttcttttactttaactGAGAAG GGTGCGTTTGTGAGGGATATACTTCTTCAAGAAATTGCTAAG GGTTTGGATGCACTTGGGATAGCAACACTGGATTCTATACCTttcatctctttcttttcattctcaTCAATGACTGATGAAGACAAAGTTAACTTGAGAACCTTGCGCCGCCTTATGCTGTTGGTGTCAGGACATCAATCAACTGAAAATACCGACACA gGACTTGGAGGTGTTAGTCCATACAAGAGTCAAAACGTGTACCAAGAGGAAGCATCATTAGTTTTTAATCAACTTGCTTCTGTTCAAGAAATTCTACCCATCCTATCTGTTATTTCTGAG CTCCCACCAGAATCCCAACAGCAGTTATTTAGTCTACCTGCTGATTTGGCCGGACGGTTGATTTCCCGTGTCACTGCAAGGACAATCCGAAGGATGTTTTTATGA
- the LOC126713553 gene encoding uncharacterized aarF domain-containing protein kinase At1g71810, chloroplastic isoform X2 — protein MLLLFPTPSFPANFTPSKPLCLPHRRLLLLRRKAADFDSFTERSGYLFDLTASEADSLTEYGVSKIAAVYRRKPLILFRRLYQIGTTFGKWFALRYLDRVYDLSDLMFQIRAAELRKILVELGPAYIKIAQAISSRPDLIPPSYLDELSLLQDRISPFSTEVAFNTIEQELGLPIDEIFSEISPEPIAAASLGQVYQARLRHSGEVVAVKVQRPGIQAAISLDMLILRFLAGLLRRAGKLNTDLQAVVDEWASSLFRVHGDICLNRQLYGGLPDVLVPKMFVEHSTRKVLVMEWVEGEKLSEVKDLYLVEVGVYCSFNQLLEYGFYHADPHPGNLLRTYDGKLAYLDFGMMGEFKQELRDGFIEACLHLVNRDFDALAKDFVTLGLLPPTADKEAVTKALTGVFQDAVAKGVRNISFGDLLGNLGTTMYKFKFQIPSYFSLVIRSLAVLEGIAISSNPDYKVLGSTYPWIARKVLTDSSPQLKSSLQNLLYEEGVFRIDRLESLLMESLRARTEKALVRKPAEETNSRVVVKQVLSFTLTEKGAFVRDILLQEIAKGLDALGIATLDSIPFISFFSFSSMTDEDKVNLRTLRRLMLLVSGHQSTENTDTGLGGVSPYKSQNVYQEEASLVFNQLASVQEILPILSVISELPPESQQQLFSLPADLAGRLISRVTARTIRRMFL, from the exons ATGCTATTACTCTTTCCCACACCCTCCTTTCCCGCCAATTTCACTCCCTCCAAACCTCTCTGTCTCCCTCACCGCCGTCTCCTCCTCCTCCGACGCAAGGCTGCCGACTTCGACTCCTTCACCGAGCGCTCCGGCTACCTCTTCGACCTCACCGCCTCCGAGGCCGATTCCTTGACCGAATATGGCGTCTCGAAGATCGCCGCCGTCTATAGGAGAAAACCGCTCATCCTATTTCGCCGCCTTTATCAGATCGGTACCACTTTTGGAAAATGGTTCGCCCTCCGCTACCTCGACCGGGTTTATGATCTCTCTGACCTCATGTtccag ATTAGAGCCGCAGAGCTTCGGAAAATATTGGTCGAACTTGGTCCG GCATATATCAAAATTGCTCAGGCTATCTCTTCTAGACCT GATTTGATACCACCTTCATATTTGGATGAACTCTCACTGTTGCAAGATCGAATAAGTCCGTTTTCCACTGAAGTTGCTTTCAACACAATAGAACAAGAACTTGGGTTACCAATAGATGAAATTTTTTCTGAGATTTCACCAGAGCCTATAGCGGCAGCATCACTTGGGCag GTTTATCAAGCTAGGCTTCGTCATAGTGGAGAGGTTGTTGCTGTTAAAGTTCAAAGGCCTGGAATTCAAGCTGCCATATCCTTAGACATGCTAATCTTGCGTTTTCTAGCAGGGTTACTAAGGAGAGCAGGCAAATTGAACACCGATCTTCAG GCTGTTGTTGATGAATGGGCGTCAAGTCTTTTTCGG GTTCATGGTGATATATGCTTGAACAGACAGTTGTATGGCGGGCTACCAGATGTGCTGGTCCCAAAAATGTTTGTGGAGCACTCAACTCGTAAGGTCCTTGTTATGGAATGGGTGGAG GGGGAAAAGTTGTCAGAAGTGAAGGATCTTTACTTGGTTGAg GTTGGAGTCTATTGCTCATTCAATCAACTTCTGGAATATGGGTTCTATCATGCTGATCCACACCCTGGAAACCTTCTCCGCACATATGATGGTAAACTAGCATATTTGG ATTTTGGTATGATGGGTGAATTTAAACAAGAACTTCGAGATGGATTTATTGAAGCCTGTCTCCACCTTGTGAACCGTGATTTTGATGCGTTGGCTAAAGACTTTGTCACTCTTGG GCTTCTTCCGCCAACTGCAGACAAGGAAGCTGTTACAAAGGCTTTAAcag GTGTATTCCAGGATGCTGTTGCTAAAGGAGTACGAAATATTAGCTTTGGAGATCTTCTTGGAAATTTGGGAACAACCAT GTATAAGTTCAAATTCCAAATACCCTCATATTTTTCTCTTGTAATTCGAAG TCTTGCCGTATTGGAGGGAATTGCAATTAGCTCTAACCCAGATTACAAAGTTTTGGGTAGTACATACCCGTGGATTGCTAGAAAAGTACTAACTGATAGCTCACCACAGCTGAAGTCTTCTTTGCAAAATCTTCTTTATGAG GAGGGTGTTTTCAGAATTGATCGTCTAGAGTCTCTGCTAATGGAG TCCCTCCGTGCCAGAACAGAGAAGGCATTGGTCAGAAAACCAGCAGAGGAAACTAATTCCAGGGTGGTTGTTAAGCAAGtcctttcttttactttaactGAGAAG GGTGCGTTTGTGAGGGATATACTTCTTCAAGAAATTGCTAAG GGTTTGGATGCACTTGGGATAGCAACACTGGATTCTATACCTttcatctctttcttttcattctcaTCAATGACTGATGAAGACAAAGTTAACTTGAGAACCTTGCGCCGCCTTATGCTGTTGGTGTCAGGACATCAATCAACTGAAAATACCGACACA gGACTTGGAGGTGTTAGTCCATACAAGAGTCAAAACGTGTACCAAGAGGAAGCATCATTAGTTTTTAATCAACTTGCTTCTGTTCAAGAAATTCTACCCATCCTATCTGTTATTTCTGAG CTCCCACCAGAATCCCAACAGCAGTTATTTAGTCTACCTGCTGATTTGGCCGGACGGTTGATTTCCCGTGTCACTGCAAGGACAATCCGAAGGATGTTTTTATGA